A portion of the bacterium genome contains these proteins:
- a CDS encoding ATP-dependent 6-phosphofructokinase: MDTHCLTTDELPDLTIEKIGSSSVVSPIVRSRDYFTNDHEKILIYSHSKDLKACQNSDKELPMFERAGPRQRIFFDGKKINCGIVTCGGLCPGLNDVIRTIVLSLIWQYGVRKVFGFRYGYAGLSSSAPKEPLVLTPETVDEIQHKGGDILSLSRGQQDSDDIVSNLEKREISLLFVIGGDGTLRGASDIVKAIKKRDLKIGVIGVPKTIDNDICAVEQSFGFSTAVEASRSAICGAHEEAKGAWNGVGLVKLMGRDSGFIAAYATLANSDANFCFIPEVPLVLKGENGFLRLLEKRLDRKHHALIVVAEGAGQDLIQEAGYQERDASGNIVYKDIGGFLKKEIIKYFKEKKKPLVLKYIDPSYIIRSIPANSQDSAFCLMLGQNAVHAGMSGRTNMVISYWNQYFVHIPISLAVLKKKKVDPNGHLWQTVLETTGQV; the protein is encoded by the coding sequence ATGGATACTCATTGCTTGACTACGGATGAATTGCCAGATTTAACAATTGAAAAGATTGGATCTTCAAGTGTAGTTTCTCCCATTGTAAGAAGCAGAGATTACTTCACTAATGACCATGAAAAAATTCTAATATATTCACATTCTAAAGATTTAAAAGCATGTCAAAACTCTGATAAAGAACTTCCAATGTTTGAAAGAGCTGGTCCAAGGCAAAGAATCTTCTTTGACGGAAAAAAAATAAACTGTGGAATAGTTACTTGTGGAGGATTATGTCCTGGGCTCAATGATGTAATACGGACAATCGTTCTTAGCCTTATATGGCAATATGGTGTCAGGAAAGTTTTCGGCTTTCGCTATGGATATGCAGGCCTGTCATCAAGCGCCCCTAAAGAACCATTAGTATTAACCCCGGAAACTGTTGATGAAATTCAACATAAAGGAGGAGATATCCTGTCGTTGTCCCGCGGTCAGCAAGATTCGGATGATATAGTTAGCAATCTGGAAAAAAGAGAAATTAGTTTATTATTTGTTATTGGGGGCGATGGCACACTAAGAGGAGCTTCAGATATAGTTAAAGCGATAAAGAAAAGAGATTTAAAAATTGGGGTAATTGGAGTTCCGAAGACAATTGATAACGATATCTGCGCAGTAGAGCAGTCTTTTGGCTTTTCAACAGCTGTTGAAGCGTCGCGTTCAGCAATTTGCGGAGCACACGAAGAAGCCAAAGGAGCCTGGAATGGTGTTGGGTTAGTTAAACTAATGGGCAGGGATTCTGGCTTTATTGCTGCTTATGCTACTCTGGCAAACAGTGATGCAAACTTCTGTTTTATCCCGGAAGTACCTCTTGTTTTAAAAGGAGAAAACGGATTTTTACGTCTACTTGAGAAACGTCTGGACAGGAAGCATCACGCTCTAATTGTAGTAGCTGAAGGAGCGGGACAGGACTTGATACAAGAAGCTGGTTATCAAGAAAGAGATGCTTCCGGTAATATTGTATATAAGGATATCGGAGGATTCTTAAAGAAGGAAATTATAAAATATTTTAAAGAGAAGAAAAAACCATTGGTTTTAAAGTATATAGATCCAAGCTATATAATCCGAAGTATACCTGCCAATTCTCAAGATTCGGCATTTTGCCTGATGCTTGGACAAAATGCTGTGCATGCCGGGATGTCAGGCAGAACAAATATGGTAATAAGCTACTGGAACCAGTACTTTGTGCATATCCCCATATCACTGGCTGTTCTGAAGAAGAAAAAAGTTGACCCAAACGGCCATTTATGGCAGACTGTTTTGGAAACGACCGGTCAGGTATGA
- a CDS encoding DUF6485 family protein, which translates to MKECNVQENKLNCNCTYEPCSKKGICCECINYHWQMGQFSACFFPDDIEKTYDRSIEKFMETYQERGKWW; encoded by the coding sequence ATGAAAGAGTGTAATGTTCAAGAGAATAAGCTAAATTGCAACTGCACTTATGAACCGTGCAGTAAGAAAGGTATTTGCTGCGAATGTATTAACTATCATTGGCAAATGGGACAATTCTCTGCCTGTTTCTTCCCTGATGATATTGAGAAAACGTATGATAGAAGCATTGAAAAATTTATGGAAACCTATCAGGAAAGAGGAAAGTGGTGGTAA